A genome region from Columba livia isolate bColLiv1 breed racing homer chromosome 2, bColLiv1.pat.W.v2, whole genome shotgun sequence includes the following:
- the RPL30 gene encoding large ribosomal subunit protein eL30, translating to MVAAKKTKKSLESINSRLQLVMKSGKYVLGYKQTLKMIRQGKAKLVILANNCPALRKSEIEYYAMLAKTGVHHYSGNNIELGTACGKYYRVCTLAIIDPGDSDIIRSMPEQTSEK from the exons ATGGTGGCCGCGAAGAAGACG aaaaagtcCCTAGAGTCCATAAACTCCAGGCTTCAGCTGGTTATGAAAAGTGGTAAATATGTGCTAGGATACAAACAGACTCTGAAAATGATTCGGCAGGGCAAAGCCAAGTTGGTCATCTTAGCCAACAACTGTCCTGCTCTGAG AAAATCAGAGATCGAGTACTACGCTATGCTTGCCAAGACTGGTGTCCATCATTACAGCGGGAACAACATTGAATTGGGCACAGCATGTGGAAAATACTACAGAGTGTGCACGCTGGCCATCATTGACCCAG GTGACTCTGACATCATTAGAAGCATGCCAGAACAAACCAGCGAGAAGTAA
- the ERICH5 gene encoding glutamate-rich protein 5, giving the protein MGCSSSARSRLPEPPPPGAAAGPPLRASSGENTQTADDHETIADQTQLDPLEDVSLASEETNPGEHPPGEEPAAVVPALEGKIDSVGKREEPEGTEPLPAGAEETSELPSVRREESIGPSPPAPGEDTGSPSPGPAEDSGLVEGSDSSVVEIIEKVHITEEDHLIEGEMGEQVETELLSELVSGGPETKEDETGEAVDDAAATEIETANNKE; this is encoded by the exons ATGGGCTGCTCCAGCAGCGCCCGCAGCCGCCTCCCGGAGCCGCCGccccccggagccgccgccgggcCGCCGCTGCGGG CATCATCAGGTGAGAACACCCAAACTGCAGACGATCATGAAACCATAGCTGACCAAACGCAGTTGGACCCGTTGGAGGATGTGAGTCTTGCCTCTGAGGAGACAAACCCGGGTGAGCATCCGCCAGGAGAGGAGCCTGCAGCCGTGGTTCCAGCCCTGGAAGGAAAGATTGATTCGGTCGGTAAAAGGGAGGAGCCAGAGGGCACTGAGCCCCTGCCTGCAGGAGCGGAGGAGACCTCTGAGCTGCCATCTGTGAGGCGGGAGGAGAGCATTGGTCCTtcaccaccagcaccaggagaagacactggGTCACCATCACCAGGACCAGCAGAGGACAGTGGGCTGGTAGAGGGCAGTGACAGCTCTGTAGTGGAAATCATCGAGAAAGTACATATTACTGAAGAGGACCACCTCATTGAGG GTGAGATGGGAGAACAGGTGGAAACTGAGCTGCTGAGTGAGTTAGTAAGTGGAGGGCCTGAAACAAAAGAAGATGAAAcaggagaagctgtggatgaTGCAGCAGCGACAGAGATAG AGACAGCTAATAACAAGGAATAG
- the RIDA gene encoding 2-iminobutanoate/2-iminopropanoate deaminase isoform X1, with the protein MASLVKKIISTSKAPAALGPYSQAVLVDRTMYIAGQIGTEPSTGQLVPGGAKEEARQALKNMGEILKAAGCDYSNVVKATVLMADMKDFNDINDIYRQFFKTNFPARAAYQVAALPKGARVEIEAIAIQGPLQDASA; encoded by the exons atGGCCTCGCTggtgaagaaaataatcagcACTTCTAAGGCGCCCGCTGCACTGGGCCCCTACAG CCAAGCAGTGCTGGTGGACCGGACGATGTATATTGCAGGACAGATAGGAACAGAACCTTCCACTGGGCAGCTTGTCCCTGGAGGGGCAAAGGAAGAAGCTAGGCAG GCTCTAAAGAACATGGGAGAAATCCTGAAAGCTGCGGGCTGTGACTATAGCAATG TTGTGAAGGCTACGGTTTTGATGGCAGACATGAAGGACTTCAATGATATTAATGATATTTACAGACAGT TTTTTAAGACAAACTTTCCAGCCAGAGCAGCCTATCAGGTTGCTGCTTTGCCAAAA GGTGCCCGAGTTGAGATTGAAGCTATTGCCATCCAGGGACCCCTCCAAGATGCTTCAGCCTGA
- the RIDA gene encoding 2-iminobutanoate/2-iminopropanoate deaminase isoform X2: MASLVKKIISTSKAPAALGPYSQAVLVDRTMYIAGQIGTEPSTGQLVPGGAKEEARQALKNMGEILKAAGCDYSNVFKTNFPARAAYQVAALPKGARVEIEAIAIQGPLQDASA; the protein is encoded by the exons atGGCCTCGCTggtgaagaaaataatcagcACTTCTAAGGCGCCCGCTGCACTGGGCCCCTACAG CCAAGCAGTGCTGGTGGACCGGACGATGTATATTGCAGGACAGATAGGAACAGAACCTTCCACTGGGCAGCTTGTCCCTGGAGGGGCAAAGGAAGAAGCTAGGCAG GCTCTAAAGAACATGGGAGAAATCCTGAAAGCTGCGGGCTGTGACTATAGCAATG TTTTTAAGACAAACTTTCCAGCCAGAGCAGCCTATCAGGTTGCTGCTTTGCCAAAA GGTGCCCGAGTTGAGATTGAAGCTATTGCCATCCAGGGACCCCTCCAAGATGCTTCAGCCTGA